The Corynebacterium poyangense genome includes a window with the following:
- the prpD gene encoding 2-methylcitrate dehydratase PrpD: MIDHTVRTYRSAEDFPYEEHLAYKIAKVAADPVEVPADTEDMIINRIIDNASVSAASVLRRPVTVARRQAEAHPVSKGGAAVFGIPGSFSAEWAALANGTAVRELDFHDTFLAAEYSHPGDNIPPILAAAQHRGSSGRDLIRGIATGYEIQVDLVRGICLHAHKIDHVAHLGPSVAAGLGTLLKLDVDTIYQAIGQALHTTTATRQSRKGLISSWKAFAPAFAGKMGIEAVDRAMRGEGAPAPIWEGEDGVIAWLLAGPDHEYTVPLPAEGEEKRAILATFTKEHSAEYQSQAPIDLARRMRERISDFSQIESIVLHTSHHTHYVIGTGSNDPQKFDPDASRETLDHSIMYIFAVALEDGEWHHERSYAPERAHRPETIELWKKISTVEDPEWTRRYHSDDPNEKAFGARAVITMKDGTVIEDELAVADAHPLGARPFAREQYIQKFRTLAEGIVSESEQNRFLDAVQSLPDLDDLRQLNIELDDDVLAKAPETPEGLL, encoded by the coding sequence ATGATCGACCATACGGTCAGGACCTACCGTTCAGCTGAGGATTTCCCCTATGAGGAGCACCTCGCCTATAAGATCGCGAAGGTCGCGGCCGATCCCGTTGAGGTTCCTGCAGACACCGAAGACATGATTATCAACCGGATCATTGATAATGCTTCGGTCTCTGCGGCGTCAGTACTACGTCGCCCAGTTACTGTTGCTCGCCGTCAGGCCGAGGCACACCCGGTAAGCAAAGGAGGCGCCGCCGTTTTTGGTATCCCCGGCAGCTTCTCCGCCGAGTGGGCCGCTCTGGCCAACGGCACCGCAGTTCGGGAACTTGATTTCCACGACACCTTCCTCGCCGCGGAGTATTCTCACCCCGGCGATAACATTCCACCGATCTTAGCTGCGGCCCAGCATCGTGGCTCCAGCGGTCGAGACCTCATCCGCGGTATCGCCACTGGTTATGAGATTCAGGTAGATCTGGTTCGTGGTATTTGTCTTCACGCCCATAAAATTGACCATGTCGCCCACCTTGGCCCGTCGGTAGCTGCCGGCCTCGGAACTTTGCTGAAACTTGATGTCGACACCATCTATCAAGCTATTGGTCAAGCTCTCCACACCACCACCGCTACTCGCCAATCCCGTAAAGGCCTCATTTCTTCCTGGAAGGCTTTCGCTCCGGCATTCGCTGGAAAGATGGGCATTGAAGCAGTAGATCGCGCGATGCGAGGTGAAGGTGCACCGGCTCCTATCTGGGAAGGTGAGGACGGCGTTATTGCGTGGCTTTTGGCTGGCCCGGACCACGAGTACACCGTGCCGCTGCCTGCTGAAGGTGAGGAAAAGCGCGCGATTCTAGCAACATTCACCAAGGAGCACTCGGCCGAATACCAGTCCCAGGCTCCCATCGATTTGGCTCGCCGGATGAGGGAACGAATCAGTGATTTCTCTCAAATTGAGTCCATTGTTCTCCACACCAGCCACCACACCCATTATGTGATTGGTACCGGATCTAATGATCCGCAGAAATTTGATCCGGATGCGTCTCGGGAAACTCTGGATCACTCCATCATGTATATCTTTGCGGTGGCGCTGGAAGATGGAGAGTGGCATCATGAGCGTTCTTATGCGCCAGAGCGGGCACACCGTCCCGAAACCATTGAGCTGTGGAAGAAGATTTCCACGGTGGAGGACCCGGAGTGGACTCGCCGCTACCATTCTGATGATCCCAATGAGAAAGCGTTTGGCGCACGTGCTGTCATCACGATGAAAGATGGCACGGTGATTGAAGACGAGCTGGCTGTGGCTGATGCTCACCCCTTGGGTGCTCGTCCTTTTGCTCGGGAACAGTATATTCAGAAGTTCCGCACTTTGGCTGAGGGAATTGTCTCTGAATCGGAGCAGAACCGCTTCTTGGATGCTGTTCAGTCACTACCAGACTTGGATGATTTGCGCCAGCTCAATATTGAGCTGGATGACGATGTTCTTGCAAAAGCCCCTGAAACCCCGGAAGGACTGCTTTAA
- a CDS encoding YhjD/YihY/BrkB family envelope integrity protein: protein MAASTQSDRRHTDVYGIERVNQDNLGFVDKLRERWDWFDHIMLMQERYSAHGGNQYSAGITYFSVLAIFPILMLVFASLGFVLAANPDRLNDIQNYITGAVDGDMSEILNQIIETAIKQRGTVAGLGALTTLWSGLGWMNNLRYGVSKMWRLDPTDGNFAVKKLLDLLGLLGLLISFVVAFGITAVGSSGLTTRLIEMVGLENIPGINIITTLVAILLGLVANFLVMLWMIMYLPRTKVPPRSGVKAAILGAFGFEVIKQLGSLFFSNALSNPAGAAFGPIIGLMVVLYLVWRIVLYCSAWAATTEESLQLTKLPAPEPAVIRVRQDINHGPGTGTMLGIGAGLGAIAAGLAALLRR from the coding sequence GTGGCAGCGAGCACGCAGTCAGATCGCCGGCACACCGATGTGTACGGCATCGAACGGGTGAACCAAGACAATCTCGGCTTTGTTGACAAACTCCGGGAGCGCTGGGACTGGTTTGACCACATCATGCTCATGCAGGAACGCTATTCTGCGCACGGTGGTAATCAATACTCTGCGGGTATTACGTATTTTTCTGTACTCGCTATCTTCCCGATCCTGATGTTGGTTTTCGCTAGCCTAGGATTTGTCCTGGCAGCAAACCCGGATCGTCTTAACGACATCCAAAATTACATCACCGGAGCCGTCGATGGTGATATGTCAGAAATCCTCAACCAGATTATTGAAACAGCTATCAAGCAACGTGGAACAGTTGCTGGTTTAGGTGCTCTTACTACGCTGTGGTCCGGCTTAGGATGGATGAATAACCTCCGCTATGGGGTGTCGAAAATGTGGCGGCTCGATCCCACCGACGGAAACTTCGCGGTGAAGAAACTCCTCGACCTCCTCGGTTTGCTTGGGCTATTAATCTCCTTCGTCGTGGCGTTCGGTATCACCGCCGTCGGTTCCTCCGGTCTTACTACTCGACTCATCGAAATGGTGGGACTGGAGAATATCCCCGGCATCAATATCATCACCACCTTGGTGGCCATTCTGCTTGGCCTTGTGGCTAACTTCCTCGTCATGCTCTGGATGATTATGTATCTGCCACGCACCAAAGTTCCACCACGTTCCGGGGTAAAAGCAGCCATCCTCGGCGCCTTCGGCTTCGAAGTCATCAAACAGCTAGGGTCGCTCTTCTTCTCCAATGCACTATCTAATCCTGCCGGTGCGGCTTTCGGCCCCATCATCGGCCTGATGGTGGTTCTGTATCTGGTATGGCGAATTGTTCTTTACTGCTCCGCGTGGGCAGCTACCACCGAGGAGTCTCTGCAACTCACTAAATTGCCGGCCCCAGAACCAGCAGTCATCCGGGTGCGTCAAGACATCAACCATGGGCCAGGTACCGGAACCATGCTGGGTATTGGCGCAGGTCTCGGGGCGATTGCTGCCGGACTTGCTGCCCTCTTGCGTCGCTAG
- a CDS encoding NAD(P)H-quinone dehydrogenase has translation MSNRIVIIGGGPGGYEAALAGAKYGAEITLIEEHGLGGSAVILDCVPSKSFIAGTGIKTDLRRADDMGLDKGIGEAHLHLDILNQRVMDLAQQQSKDIRAQMERIGVRVIDGRGRFDDYKAKQTTHYIKVEHSDGTEETIECDLVLIATGARPRILPGAEPDGERILTWQQIYNLKELPEHLIVVGSGVTGAEFVSAFAEMGVKVTMVASRDRILPHDDADAADVLETVLAERGVQLEKHARVESVVREGNGVIVKTADEREIRGSHALMTVGSVPNTEDLGLAEVGVEQDPSGRIKVDRVSRTSVAGVYAAGDCTDLFPLASVAAMQGRIAIYHALGEGVSPLRLKTVAQAVFTRPEIASVGVTHKQVMDGEVSAREVVLPLETNPRAKMRALRHGFVKLFCRKNSGLVIGGVVVAPTASELILPIAVAVSNQLTVSDLAETFAVYPSLSGSITEAARRLVAHDDLG, from the coding sequence TTGAGTAATCGAATCGTCATCATTGGCGGTGGCCCCGGTGGTTATGAGGCAGCCTTAGCCGGCGCGAAATACGGTGCGGAGATCACCCTGATTGAGGAACATGGCCTTGGTGGCTCCGCAGTCATTCTTGACTGTGTTCCTTCCAAATCTTTTATTGCAGGTACGGGAATCAAAACAGACCTTCGTCGGGCAGATGACATGGGCTTAGACAAAGGTATCGGAGAAGCACATCTTCATCTTGATATCCTCAACCAGCGGGTGATGGATCTAGCGCAGCAACAATCCAAGGATATTCGCGCGCAGATGGAGCGCATTGGGGTGCGGGTCATTGATGGCCGCGGGCGATTTGATGATTACAAAGCTAAGCAAACGACCCACTACATCAAGGTGGAGCATAGCGATGGCACAGAAGAGACCATTGAATGTGATTTGGTGCTTATTGCTACGGGGGCGCGTCCAAGGATTTTGCCGGGAGCGGAACCAGATGGTGAGCGGATTTTAACCTGGCAGCAAATCTATAATCTCAAAGAGTTACCAGAGCACCTCATCGTGGTGGGATCAGGTGTCACTGGTGCGGAGTTCGTGTCTGCCTTCGCGGAAATGGGCGTCAAGGTCACGATGGTGGCTTCTCGTGACCGAATTCTGCCTCATGATGATGCCGATGCCGCAGACGTCTTGGAAACCGTGCTAGCGGAGCGGGGAGTGCAGCTAGAAAAACATGCGCGAGTAGAAAGCGTGGTGCGTGAAGGTAACGGCGTCATTGTTAAAACCGCAGATGAACGAGAGATTCGGGGTTCTCATGCGTTGATGACCGTGGGCTCGGTGCCAAACACAGAGGATCTTGGGTTAGCTGAGGTCGGGGTAGAACAAGATCCCTCGGGGCGCATTAAGGTGGATCGTGTTTCGCGAACCTCCGTTGCCGGAGTCTATGCCGCCGGTGACTGCACCGATCTTTTCCCCTTAGCCTCGGTTGCCGCCATGCAAGGCCGCATTGCTATTTATCACGCTCTCGGTGAAGGTGTTTCCCCTTTGCGGCTTAAGACTGTAGCTCAGGCGGTGTTTACCCGCCCAGAGATCGCTTCAGTAGGAGTGACCCACAAACAAGTTATGGATGGGGAGGTTTCTGCTCGAGAAGTGGTTCTCCCCTTAGAAACTAACCCCCGGGCAAAGATGCGGGCACTGCGCCATGGTTTTGTCAAGCTCTTTTGCCGAAAGAATTCTGGTCTCGTAATCGGTGGTGTCGTGGTCGCCCCCACCGCATCTGAACTTATTTTGCCCATTGCTGTGGCTGTGTCGAATCAGCTGACGGTATCTGATTTAGCGGAAACTTTTGCGGTTTATCCTTCCTTATCAGGATCAATCACTGAGGCTGCCCGACGCCTGGTTGCTCATGATGATTTAGGCTAA
- a CDS encoding short-chain fatty acyl-CoA regulator family protein, with product MAKVYAGARIRALRSSLDLTQVEMARQLSLSTSYLNQLENDQRPVTVTVLMNLISTFKVDASFFSPDRDARQIADLSAAFPSVPVEQLRDFIARYPELADAVIDSTQHPSNPNPGPFEQVRDFFYDTRNYIDELDRLGEENARELGQAQIRLTRLASALDHDLGVTVRYRRNVTGPRRVFDSERRELNVRADLSEAQICFQLALQYGLLAHRDLLEELSAASFRDEEARRVALLGLAQYYAAAVTLPYSDFFATAEDYRYDIDRLSRHWGAGIESICHRLSTLQRPGSVGVPFFFVRTDRAGNISKRQSAMSFHFARSGGSCPLWVIHRAFETPGRVTRQVAEMPDGRRYLWVARTIAGNVREFGAPRKEFAVGLGCDLNQAERLIYSRGLDLSPESATPIGPGCARCVRSQCPQRAFPQQNRPIALNLDITVDEPYRTLPAFPGSGNRT from the coding sequence ATGGCGAAAGTCTATGCCGGTGCCCGGATTCGAGCCCTTCGTTCCAGCCTCGACCTAACCCAGGTAGAAATGGCGCGTCAGTTGAGCCTTTCCACTAGCTACCTCAACCAGTTAGAAAATGACCAGCGTCCGGTAACCGTGACGGTCTTAATGAATCTCATCTCCACGTTCAAAGTGGATGCCTCATTCTTCTCCCCCGACCGTGATGCTCGACAAATCGCCGATCTCAGCGCTGCTTTCCCTTCTGTTCCCGTAGAGCAACTACGCGACTTCATCGCCCGATACCCAGAATTAGCCGATGCCGTGATTGACAGCACCCAGCATCCGTCGAACCCTAATCCTGGTCCCTTCGAACAGGTCCGAGATTTTTTCTATGACACACGGAACTATATCGATGAGCTCGACCGGCTGGGCGAAGAAAATGCTCGGGAACTCGGTCAAGCGCAGATCAGGCTTACTCGGCTAGCTTCTGCACTCGACCATGATCTTGGGGTAACCGTACGCTATCGCCGCAACGTCACTGGCCCCCGACGAGTGTTTGATTCAGAGCGCCGCGAGCTCAATGTGCGCGCTGACCTCAGCGAAGCTCAGATTTGTTTCCAACTTGCTCTTCAATACGGTTTGCTGGCCCACCGTGATCTGCTCGAAGAACTCTCAGCCGCAAGTTTCCGCGATGAAGAGGCTCGACGAGTAGCTCTGCTGGGATTAGCTCAATACTATGCCGCCGCAGTGACACTGCCTTACTCCGACTTCTTCGCCACGGCTGAAGACTATCGCTATGACATTGATCGGCTATCGCGTCACTGGGGAGCCGGGATCGAATCAATCTGCCACCGATTGTCCACGTTGCAGCGCCCGGGGTCAGTGGGAGTTCCCTTCTTCTTTGTCCGTACCGACCGGGCCGGAAATATATCCAAACGCCAATCCGCTATGAGTTTCCACTTTGCCCGAAGCGGCGGGAGCTGCCCCCTGTGGGTGATCCACCGGGCCTTTGAAACCCCGGGAAGAGTGACTCGGCAGGTGGCAGAAATGCCCGACGGGCGTCGATATTTGTGGGTTGCCCGAACAATTGCCGGCAATGTTCGGGAGTTTGGCGCACCGCGTAAAGAATTTGCCGTGGGCTTGGGATGTGACCTTAACCAGGCAGAACGATTAATCTACAGCCGGGGATTAGACCTTTCCCCAGAGTCGGCAACTCCCATCGGACCTGGTTGCGCTCGATGCGTTAGATCTCAATGTCCACAACGAGCTTTCCCTCAACAAAATCGGCCCATCGCGTTGAACTTGGATATCACCGTCGATGAGCCATACCGAACATTGCCCGCATTCCCTGGAAGCGGGAATCGGACTTAG
- the trpS gene encoding tryptophan--tRNA ligase — protein sequence MSDNVSASNDKKPRILSGIQPTADSYHLGNYLGALKQWIDLQDNYEAFYFIPDLHAITVDQDPAELRARTITGVAQLCALGIDPEKATLFVQSHVPEHVELGWVLNCITGYGEAARMTQFKDKALKQGADRTSVGLFTYPILMAADILLYRPQFVPVGEDQRQHLELTRNLAERFNHRFGKTFQVPEGIIPEGAAKIYDLQNPTAKMSKSTANPKGLINLLDDPRVSGKKIRSAVTDNDGEVRFDRENKPGVSNLLIIQAALSNKDVHELAASYEGQGYGALKKDTADALEAFVTPLKSRYEEYLSDRAELENILAKGAERASEIASKVMAEVYDRVGFLAAARRH from the coding sequence ATGAGTGACAACGTCTCTGCTTCCAACGATAAAAAGCCTCGAATTCTCTCGGGGATTCAACCAACTGCTGATTCTTATCATCTTGGTAATTACCTCGGTGCTCTCAAGCAGTGGATTGATCTCCAAGATAATTACGAGGCTTTTTATTTTATCCCCGATTTGCACGCCATTACCGTCGATCAAGATCCTGCGGAATTACGCGCCCGGACTATCACGGGGGTAGCGCAGCTTTGCGCTTTGGGAATTGACCCAGAAAAGGCCACTCTTTTTGTTCAATCTCATGTGCCAGAACACGTGGAATTGGGATGGGTGCTGAACTGTATCACGGGCTATGGCGAAGCGGCGCGAATGACGCAGTTTAAAGACAAAGCCCTGAAACAAGGTGCGGATCGAACCTCGGTGGGGCTTTTTACCTATCCGATCTTGATGGCAGCCGATATTTTGCTCTACCGGCCCCAATTTGTTCCGGTGGGGGAGGATCAACGTCAGCATTTGGAGTTGACGCGTAACCTCGCTGAGCGATTTAATCATCGCTTCGGGAAGACCTTCCAGGTTCCTGAGGGGATTATCCCTGAGGGTGCGGCGAAGATCTATGATCTTCAAAATCCGACGGCAAAAATGTCGAAGTCCACGGCTAACCCTAAAGGCTTAATTAATCTTTTGGATGATCCTCGGGTTTCAGGGAAGAAGATTCGTTCCGCTGTGACTGACAACGATGGTGAAGTGAGGTTTGATCGGGAGAATAAGCCCGGGGTCTCTAACTTATTAATTATTCAGGCTGCGTTGAGCAACAAAGATGTCCATGAGCTAGCCGCGAGCTATGAAGGTCAAGGCTATGGTGCGCTGAAGAAAGATACTGCCGACGCTCTGGAAGCCTTTGTCACTCCCTTAAAGTCCCGATATGAGGAGTATCTCTCAGACCGCGCTGAGCTAGAGAATATTCTGGCGAAGGGAGCCGAACGGGCTAGCGAGATTGCTTCCAAGGTCATGGCAGAGGTGTATGACCGGGTCGGATTTTTAGCTGCTGCGCGACGCCACTAA
- a CDS encoding C40 family peptidase, which yields MIPVISVLSALDTLTPTPLIPPLFPTIPDLHVALPLAQYLGAEGQGIVQAAHNLSKDQTRVGELLDQAAHTIDETRLEFGQLGQEFLSTAIPLACRLISPIPGESALRLAQLQHLANTYLARAQLRANELEQTLSPTVMELNTIALSADHPAELPHPGTTSNDLDSQMPGVAETPPAPLNNAGQAAVAAARSQLGTPYLWGGTGDGGFDCSGLTQWSWRQAGVELPRLAEEQTVGRAVSAEELAPGDLVVWDGHVAMYAGNGEIIEAGDPVQSNPLRTTNMGMTFKGFYRPTG from the coding sequence ATGATCCCAGTGATCAGCGTCCTTTCAGCTCTTGACACCCTCACCCCCACTCCGCTTATTCCCCCACTATTTCCCACAATCCCGGATTTACACGTAGCACTACCCCTAGCGCAGTACCTCGGTGCAGAAGGACAAGGGATTGTGCAAGCAGCCCATAATCTGAGCAAGGATCAGACTCGAGTAGGTGAACTACTAGATCAGGCAGCGCACACTATCGACGAGACTCGACTTGAGTTTGGACAGTTGGGACAGGAATTTTTGAGCACAGCAATTCCCCTGGCGTGCCGCCTCATCTCCCCGATACCAGGAGAATCAGCCTTACGGCTGGCCCAACTTCAGCACCTGGCCAACACCTATCTAGCGCGGGCGCAACTACGTGCTAATGAACTGGAACAAACGCTTTCTCCCACCGTCATGGAACTGAACACCATCGCTCTTAGTGCTGACCATCCAGCAGAATTGCCGCACCCAGGAACAACTAGTAATGATCTTGATTCTCAGATGCCCGGTGTAGCAGAGACTCCACCCGCTCCACTCAACAACGCAGGGCAGGCTGCAGTAGCCGCAGCACGCAGCCAGCTAGGCACTCCGTATCTGTGGGGTGGAACCGGAGATGGAGGATTTGACTGTAGCGGATTAACTCAATGGTCTTGGCGCCAAGCTGGGGTGGAGCTTCCTCGACTAGCAGAAGAACAAACAGTCGGCAGAGCAGTAAGCGCTGAGGAACTAGCACCCGGAGATCTCGTGGTGTGGGATGGACATGTGGCAATGTACGCCGGGAATGGCGAAATAATCGAAGCCGGAGATCCAGTTCAATCCAACCCGCTCAGAACCACCAATATGGGCATGACCTTTAAGGGTTTTTATCGGCCTACCGGATAA
- the upp gene encoding uracil phosphoribosyltransferase: protein MEIKIVDHPLALARLTILRDERSDNSVFRAAAADLGTMLVYEAARDLPVTNFETTTPVGVAEGTRLENPPIIVPIIRAGLSMIEPALSMIPDAQVGFIGLARDEKTHQPVPYLEALPSDLTNQPVFIVDPMLATGGSLLNALQLLADRGATDITAVCMISAQPGVDALEHSGLPVRLVTTCIDPQLNEDAYIVPGLGDAGDRLYGPRNIDL from the coding sequence ATGGAAATCAAGATTGTCGATCATCCCTTAGCTTTGGCTCGCTTAACGATTTTGCGGGATGAACGCAGTGATAATTCTGTTTTTCGAGCGGCTGCTGCGGATCTAGGGACAATGCTGGTCTATGAGGCTGCTCGGGATTTGCCGGTCACCAATTTTGAGACCACCACACCGGTGGGTGTTGCGGAAGGAACCCGATTAGAAAACCCTCCGATCATTGTTCCTATTATTCGTGCCGGGTTAAGCATGATTGAACCAGCTTTATCAATGATCCCTGATGCTCAGGTGGGTTTTATTGGCCTAGCTCGGGATGAAAAGACGCATCAGCCAGTGCCCTATCTAGAAGCCCTACCGTCAGATCTCACCAATCAGCCGGTGTTCATTGTGGACCCTATGCTTGCTACGGGTGGATCATTATTAAATGCTCTTCAGCTTCTTGCTGATCGTGGAGCCACTGATATTACCGCGGTGTGCATGATTAGCGCTCAGCCCGGTGTGGACGCTCTGGAACACTCTGGATTGCCGGTGCGTTTAGTCACCACGTGTATTGACCCTCAACTCAACGAGGATGCCTACATTGTTCCTGGTCTAGGCGACGCCGGGGACCGACTCTACGGACCGCGCAATATTGACCTTTAA
- a CDS encoding helix-turn-helix domain-containing protein — MAERQSQLRWESYGHQLAENIRELRKRRGLSQEELAELANLSRNQISNLERNDHNGIGTANPTLSTIYQIARGLGVMPIVVLPGAVHEVADVCTDAGLDRPMQFRWYGIDVEFPSDDSEDTQAALSAAQEELDNLAAEPISLLGTRQLPPKYPHSP, encoded by the coding sequence GTGGCAGAACGACAAAGCCAATTGCGATGGGAAAGCTACGGGCATCAGCTCGCTGAGAACATCCGAGAGCTAAGGAAGCGGCGGGGTCTTAGTCAAGAAGAATTAGCGGAGCTAGCTAATCTTTCGCGCAATCAGATTTCCAACCTTGAGCGAAACGATCATAACGGAATAGGGACAGCCAACCCCACCTTATCTACGATCTATCAAATTGCTCGGGGTTTAGGCGTGATGCCTATTGTGGTGCTGCCCGGTGCTGTTCACGAAGTCGCCGATGTCTGCACTGATGCTGGTTTAGATCGACCAATGCAATTTCGCTGGTACGGCATCGACGTTGAGTTCCCCTCGGATGATTCAGAAGATACCCAAGCTGCTCTTTCTGCCGCCCAAGAAGAATTAGATAACTTGGCTGCTGAGCCCATATCCTTATTGGGAACTCGGCAGTTGCCGCCAAAGTATCCCCACTCGCCTTAG
- a CDS encoding M20 family metallopeptidase: MGIAAKVDQWIHHNHNTILGWRRHLHSHPELSNMEYRTTDYLAEVLRDHGLKPQRFPGTGLMVDIGPSQGSRLAFRGDIDALPITETTDVEFKSQEVGVMHACGHDVHATLCLGLACALAECAEDLDGGIRIIFQPAEEVMDGGAPQVITWGALEDVSAIYAVHVEPKLKVGQIGLRVGAITSASDIVTIKVSGPGGHSSRPHLSADVVYALGKLATDLPGLFSRRVDPRTGTVLVFGSINAGYAPNAIPETGEISGTLRTADIGVWRSIQPEFEELVHQVLAPTGCHGEVIYTRGVPPVQNDDVATALMADAVRSIDPSAIVQAPQSSGGEDFSWYLEHVPGSMARLGCWDGRGSPQDLHQADLRVDERCLDIGIRLFGAVVDQYQASACRGEFLN, encoded by the coding sequence ATGGGAATCGCAGCCAAAGTTGACCAGTGGATCCACCACAACCACAACACCATTCTGGGCTGGCGTCGTCACCTCCACTCACATCCGGAGCTTTCCAACATGGAATACCGGACCACTGATTATCTAGCTGAGGTTTTACGCGATCACGGACTTAAACCTCAGCGCTTTCCTGGAACCGGGCTGATGGTCGATATAGGTCCTTCCCAGGGCTCACGCCTAGCCTTCCGGGGCGATATTGATGCGCTCCCTATTACCGAAACCACCGACGTGGAATTTAAATCCCAAGAAGTCGGGGTTATGCACGCCTGCGGACATGATGTCCACGCCACGTTGTGTTTGGGTCTTGCCTGCGCTTTAGCGGAATGCGCTGAAGATTTGGACGGGGGAATCCGGATCATTTTCCAACCAGCTGAAGAAGTGATGGACGGAGGGGCTCCTCAAGTGATCACCTGGGGGGCGTTAGAGGATGTGAGTGCCATCTATGCGGTTCACGTCGAACCCAAACTCAAAGTCGGACAAATAGGGCTTCGAGTCGGTGCCATCACCTCTGCCTCTGACATCGTAACAATCAAGGTTTCTGGACCCGGAGGGCATAGTTCGCGGCCGCATTTAAGTGCTGACGTTGTTTATGCGTTGGGTAAGTTAGCTACTGATCTACCTGGCTTATTTTCTCGACGAGTAGACCCTCGCACCGGAACGGTGCTGGTGTTCGGCAGTATTAATGCTGGTTACGCCCCTAACGCGATACCAGAAACAGGGGAAATCTCTGGAACCCTCCGCACCGCAGATATCGGGGTGTGGCGCAGCATTCAACCAGAATTTGAAGAACTCGTCCACCAGGTTTTAGCCCCCACTGGATGTCATGGAGAAGTGATCTATACCCGTGGGGTGCCGCCAGTCCAAAATGATGATGTCGCTACTGCCTTAATGGCCGACGCAGTCCGCAGTATTGATCCCAGCGCTATCGTCCAAGCCCCGCAATCTTCCGGGGGAGAAGACTTCTCGTGGTACTTAGAACACGTCCCCGGATCTATGGCGAGGCTAGGGTGCTGGGATGGGCGCGGCTCACCCCAAGACCTTCACCAGGCAGATTTGCGGGTCGATGAACGATGCCTCGATATAGGTATCCGGCTTTTTGGTGCTGTGGTAGACCAATACCAGGCCAGCGCTTGCCGCGGAGAATTCCTCAATTAA
- a CDS encoding D-alanyl-D-alanine carboxypeptidase family protein, with translation MVCAVLSTSLYLGPLAPVAYAEDFPPASRNQAPNTDKCPQRLTPPSARSTSETPLPGMSTPAPLPVQENSDGFESCGVIAPAGFHVPEEVLASAWLVADLDSGEVIAAKDPHGRYRPASVIKVLLALVAIDHLDLEHKVVASSEAADMEGSRVGIGPGGTYSNRELLYGLLLASGNDAAKALAEELGGDETTLSLVNDLAQHLGAQDTRVMDYTGLDHLGQSSSAIDLARFYQAAWQNPVFAQAVATDHIDFPGWGKNPGFEVWNDNGLLLNDDHGIGGKTGYTDDANHTFVGAVDSHGRRLVAVLLDTTVDKGRPWEQAQKLLAEADQVPRGSGVGTLGTPATFEEASSDSPSPTPGAQPIDDAYERDGTAEKQQTRPLYLAIGIVAGIIALAAAARVVWRLGGRRT, from the coding sequence ATGGTGTGCGCAGTCTTAAGTACTTCTTTGTATCTAGGCCCACTTGCACCGGTTGCCTACGCCGAGGATTTTCCTCCCGCCAGCCGAAACCAGGCACCCAATACTGATAAGTGCCCTCAACGTTTAACTCCTCCCTCAGCCCGCAGTACTTCTGAGACCCCGTTGCCGGGAATGAGCACACCGGCCCCGTTACCGGTTCAGGAAAACTCTGATGGGTTTGAGTCCTGTGGAGTAATCGCGCCGGCCGGATTCCATGTTCCCGAGGAAGTTTTAGCCTCAGCGTGGCTCGTAGCTGATTTAGATTCCGGAGAAGTTATTGCGGCTAAAGATCCCCATGGACGCTATCGCCCGGCAAGTGTCATCAAAGTCTTGTTAGCCTTAGTAGCTATTGACCACCTGGATCTGGAGCACAAGGTGGTAGCGTCTTCAGAGGCCGCGGACATGGAGGGGTCACGGGTTGGGATTGGCCCTGGGGGAACCTATAGTAACCGAGAATTACTTTATGGGTTGCTATTAGCCAGCGGGAATGATGCTGCCAAAGCTCTTGCTGAGGAACTAGGTGGAGATGAGACCACCTTGTCTTTGGTCAATGACCTGGCGCAACACTTAGGAGCCCAAGATACTCGGGTGATGGATTACACAGGACTGGATCACTTAGGGCAAAGTTCTTCGGCCATCGATCTAGCGAGGTTTTATCAAGCAGCCTGGCAAAACCCGGTTTTTGCGCAGGCGGTGGCAACCGACCACATCGATTTCCCTGGTTGGGGTAAGAATCCAGGATTTGAGGTGTGGAATGATAATGGATTGCTGTTAAACGATGACCACGGAATCGGCGGGAAAACGGGATATACCGATGACGCCAATCATACGTTCGTCGGCGCTGTTGATTCTCATGGTCGACGCCTCGTTGCAGTTTTGCTCGATACCACCGTGGATAAGGGACGCCCGTGGGAGCAGGCGCAAAAACTCTTGGCGGAAGCTGATCAGGTGCCGCGAGGATCGGGCGTCGGGACTTTAGGAACACCCGCGACATTTGAGGAAGCATCCTCGGATTCACCGAGTCCGACGCCTGGCGCTCAGCCCATCGATGATGCATATGAACGCGATGGGACAGCTGAGAAGCAACAAACCCGACCGCTCTATCTGGCGATCGGGATCGTTGCCGGAATTATTGCTTTGGCTGCTGCGGCACGCGTGGTATGGCGCCTAGGTGGGCGTCGAACCTAA